TCCCCTATTTTTGCAGTCTGTAAGAGGTGTAAAACGTCGAAATTTTAGTTCTAACAATTAAATAATTTAAATTCAATCATTTATGTGGTTAAGTAATTCATCTGTAGGAAGGAAAGTGGTGATGAGCGTTACCGGTATCGCCCTTGTCCTGTTTCTAACATTTCACATGGCGATGAACTTAGTTGCAATCATCTCGGCTGATGGTTACAACATGATTTGTGAGTTTTTGGGAGCAAACTGGTATGCGCTGGTAGCTACCGCAGCACTGGCTGCTCTTTTCATTATTCACATCATCTACGCGTTCTGGCTGACAATGCAGAATCGCACAGCGCGCGGTAGCGAACGCTATGCAGTAGTCGACAAACCGAAAACTGTAGAGTGGGCTTCTCAAAACATGTTGGTGTTAGGCATTATCGTTATCGTAGGCCTCGGTTTGCACCTCTTCAACTTCTGGGCAAAAATGCAGTTGCCGGAACTGATGCACAACCTGGACATGCACGCTGATACACTGACGCTGGCTTATGCGGCAAACGGTGCATATCACATCCAGCAGACATTCTCTTGTCCGGTTTATGTAGTGCTCTACCTCATTTGGCTGTTTGCTCTGTGGTTCCACCTGACTCACGGTTTCTGGAGCTCCATGCAATCACTGGGATGGAACAACAAGGTATGGATCAATCGTTGGAAATGTATTTCTAACATCTATTCTACGATTGTAGTACTCGGTTTCGCACTCGTAGTAGTGGTATTCTTCGTGAAATCACTCCTTTGTGGCGGTGCTTGCTAAATAGTAAATTGTAAATGATTAAATTGTAAATAATATTATGATCAAGATAGATTCAAAAATTCCAGAAGGCCCGGTGGCTGAGAAATGGACCAACTATAAAGCTCACCAGAAATTGGTGAACCCCGCTAATAAACGCCGTTTGGATATCATCGTTGTGGGTACGGGTCTGGCAGGTGCTTCTGCTGCTGCATCCCTCGGTGAAATGGGTTTCAGAGTATTCAACTTCTGTATTCAGGACTCTCCGCGCCGTGCACACTCTATCGCTGCACAGGGTGGTATCAATGCTGCAAAGAATTATCAGAATGATGGTGACTCCGTTTACCGTCTGTTTTACGATACAGTAAAAGGTGGTGACTATCGTGCACGTGAAGCCAACGTTTACCGTCTGGCCGAAGTATCCAACGCTATCATCGACCAATGCGTAGCCCAGGGTGTTCCTTTTGCACGCGAATACGGCGGTACACTGGACAACCGTTCTTTCGGTGGTGCACAGGTATCACGTACGTTCTACGCTAAAGGCCAGACCGGTCAGCAGCTGTTGCTGGGTGCTTACTCCGCACTAAGCCGTCAGGTAAACGTAGGTACGGTGAAGTTGTTCACCCGTTATGAAATGCAGGACGTTGTAATCATCGACGGACGTGCTCGCGGTATCATTGCCAAGAACTTAATCACCGGCGAACTGGAACGTTTCGCTGCTCACGCCGTAGTAATCGCTACCGGTGGTTACGGTAACGCTTACTTCCTGTCTACCAACGCTATGGGTTGTAACTGTACAGCTGCTATCTCTTGCTACCGCAAGGGTGCTGTATTCGCTAACCCCGCATACGTTCAGATTCACCCGACTTGTATCCCGGTACACGGTGACAAGCAGTCCAAACTGACTCTGATGTCCGAATCTCTGCGTAACGACGGTCGTATCTGGGTTCCGAAGAAGAAAGAAGACGCTATCAAATTGCAGAAAGGCGAAATCAAGGGAAGCGATATTCCTGAAGAAGACCGCGA
This sequence is a window from Bacteroides thetaiotaomicron VPI-5482. Protein-coding genes within it:
- a CDS encoding succinate dehydrogenase/fumarate reductase cytochrome b subunit; this translates as MWLSNSSVGRKVVMSVTGIALVLFLTFHMAMNLVAIISADGYNMICEFLGANWYALVATAALAALFIIHIIYAFWLTMQNRTARGSERYAVVDKPKTVEWASQNMLVLGIIVIVGLGLHLFNFWAKMQLPELMHNLDMHADTLTLAYAANGAYHIQQTFSCPVYVVLYLIWLFALWFHLTHGFWSSMQSLGWNNKVWINRWKCISNIYSTIVVLGFALVVVVFFVKSLLCGGAC